The following are encoded together in the Candidatus Tumulicola sp. genome:
- a CDS encoding 5'-3' exonuclease H3TH domain-containing protein: protein MIVHLIDGTYELFRHFYGLRRVNDGKVRRFGAAAGVLNTVLQMIDEGATHVGVATDHVIESFRNKLWNGYKTGEGIDPALRTQFEPLEEALRAMGVPVWAMVELEADDALASAAAIASPDSRVEKICIWTPDKDLAQCVRGDRIVQVDRRTKVVRDADGVRAKFGVDPELIPDYLALVGDSADGYPGIAGIGPKGAAALLNRYGAIEQFPPQELGDRQALALSFKELAILRTDAELFANVDELEWHGPTAEFSATCERLDAPGVLARATRAAQAFS from the coding sequence GTGATCGTCCATCTCATCGACGGAACCTACGAACTGTTCCGCCATTTCTACGGGCTTCGTCGAGTCAACGACGGCAAAGTACGCCGGTTCGGAGCGGCTGCCGGAGTGCTCAATACCGTGCTGCAAATGATCGATGAAGGCGCCACGCACGTCGGCGTCGCGACAGATCACGTTATCGAGTCCTTTCGCAACAAACTTTGGAACGGCTACAAAACGGGCGAAGGAATCGATCCTGCGCTCCGCACGCAGTTCGAGCCGCTCGAAGAAGCCCTGCGAGCGATGGGCGTGCCGGTTTGGGCGATGGTCGAACTCGAGGCGGACGATGCCTTGGCCTCGGCGGCCGCGATTGCTTCGCCGGACTCGCGCGTCGAGAAAATCTGCATTTGGACTCCGGATAAAGATCTCGCGCAATGCGTCCGCGGAGATCGCATCGTGCAGGTCGACCGAAGAACCAAGGTGGTTCGAGATGCCGATGGCGTCCGAGCTAAGTTCGGCGTCGATCCCGAGCTGATACCGGACTATCTTGCGCTCGTCGGAGATTCGGCCGATGGGTATCCCGGCATCGCAGGCATCGGGCCGAAAGGCGCGGCCGCTCTCCTCAATCGCTACGGCGCGATCGAGCAATTTCCACCGCAAGAGTTGGGCGATCGTCAGGCTCTGGCGCTGTCATTCAAAGAGCTAGCCATCCTTCGAACCGATGCGGAACTCTTTGCGAACGTCGACGAACTAGAGTGGCACGGCCCTACCGCTGAGTTTTCGGCCACGTGCGAACGGCTCGACGCCCCCGGCGTCCTCGCGCGTGCTACCAGAGCGGCGCAAGCCTTTTCATAA
- a CDS encoding WD40 repeat domain-containing protein: MIFASNGEVGNVDVYDAKTLKLISQCPCTGVGLAVDPQSGDLAVGTELGTVTVWHVTSKRIAQFATLQLSQGPYAISLAFNQKGDLYAANASDNVIDFFDATEIESGGGTPTRTLFTSHLSEAEYIAADAHSLLADGYDSNGQPLLVSVNTRTGADTVLQTILSGTVPEGIAFDRRANLILNTVGTNNTLAVYAKPWTGAPTSTLVYGSGAENSYYTGISLNKSQNALWAGNFTFANPSHASGSIQANSYPLKTVGRSSSEIASEYYDSVAVDPQTK; the protein is encoded by the coding sequence TTGATCTTTGCCTCGAACGGTGAGGTCGGCAACGTCGACGTGTACGATGCCAAGACGCTCAAGTTGATCTCGCAGTGCCCTTGCACTGGCGTGGGACTCGCAGTCGACCCACAGTCGGGCGACCTTGCCGTTGGGACGGAGTTGGGGACGGTTACCGTTTGGCACGTGACGAGCAAGCGCATCGCGCAATTTGCCACACTACAACTCTCGCAAGGTCCATATGCGATCAGTCTCGCGTTCAACCAGAAGGGTGACTTGTACGCAGCCAACGCCAGCGACAACGTCATCGATTTCTTCGATGCCACAGAAATAGAAAGCGGCGGCGGAACTCCTACTCGCACGTTATTTACCTCGCACTTGAGCGAAGCGGAGTATATAGCCGCCGATGCGCACAGCTTGCTGGCCGACGGTTACGACAGCAACGGCCAGCCACTGCTCGTTTCGGTAAACACGCGAACCGGCGCAGATACGGTCCTGCAGACGATCCTATCCGGCACGGTGCCCGAGGGCATCGCATTCGATCGCCGTGCGAATCTCATCCTGAATACCGTCGGCACGAACAACACGCTCGCAGTGTATGCAAAGCCGTGGACCGGCGCTCCCACATCGACGCTCGTATACGGCTCAGGCGCGGAAAACAGCTACTACACCGGTATTTCTTTGAATAAATCGCAAAATGCACTTTGGGCTGGGAATTTTACGTTTGCAAACCCGTCACACGCGTCCGGAAGCATACAAGCCAACAGCTACCCCCTGAAAACTGTCGGGCGTTCTTCATCTGAGATCGCGTCCGAGTACTACGATAGCGTGGCGGTAGACCCTCAAACCAAATAA
- a CDS encoding DEAD/DEAH box helicase, translating to MAGRDVFASAPTGSGKTAAFGIPMIQKLLERRPAGQAAALILTPTRELAQQITQHLGRLAKHTKLQITPIYGGVGMRPQIKAMRRGTDIIVATPGRLMDLMQQGEVRLDSIETFVLDEADRMLDMGFLPPVKRIAAKLPAQRQTLCFSATLDGAVAKLAREFLNDPVRIDLAPASPVATVTQWVYEVETEKKTDLLVDLLKDGRIFNAIVFTRTKSRAERVAGALTRHNIDTERIHGDRSQAQRTRALEAFKKGRYRILVATDVASRGIDIADLGHVINYDVPNEPADYIHRIGRTARAQKTGDAITFVSRDEARTFARIEGAIGAPLKRSEHGFMEPASARASAVAPQVHRRSFTARSPHRKVSRRVSKAAAR from the coding sequence CTGGCCGGCCGCGACGTCTTCGCGAGCGCTCCAACCGGCAGCGGCAAGACCGCCGCTTTCGGCATTCCGATGATCCAAAAACTCCTCGAGCGTCGCCCCGCCGGTCAGGCTGCGGCGCTGATCTTAACGCCCACGCGTGAGCTCGCACAACAGATTACGCAGCATCTTGGGCGGCTCGCGAAACACACCAAACTGCAAATTACGCCGATTTACGGAGGCGTGGGCATGCGCCCGCAGATCAAAGCCATGCGCCGCGGTACCGACATCATCGTCGCGACGCCCGGGCGCCTGATGGATTTGATGCAGCAGGGCGAAGTTCGTCTCGACTCCATCGAGACGTTCGTGCTCGACGAAGCCGATCGTATGCTCGACATGGGCTTCCTACCGCCCGTAAAGCGCATCGCCGCAAAGCTCCCGGCCCAGCGGCAGACACTTTGCTTCTCGGCGACGCTCGACGGTGCGGTGGCTAAACTGGCGCGCGAGTTTCTCAACGATCCCGTGCGCATCGATTTGGCGCCGGCCTCTCCCGTCGCAACCGTGACCCAGTGGGTGTACGAAGTGGAGACGGAAAAGAAAACCGACCTCCTCGTGGATCTCCTCAAAGACGGCCGCATCTTCAACGCGATCGTTTTTACACGGACGAAATCGCGGGCCGAGCGCGTGGCCGGCGCGTTGACGCGACATAACATCGACACGGAGCGCATTCACGGCGATCGTTCGCAGGCGCAGCGCACGCGGGCTTTGGAAGCGTTTAAAAAAGGACGCTATCGGATCCTCGTCGCCACCGATGTCGCCTCGCGGGGCATCGATATCGCCGATCTCGGCCACGTTATTAACTACGATGTGCCCAACGAGCCGGCCGATTACATACATCGCATCGGACGCACGGCGCGCGCTCAAAAAACCGGCGATGCGATTACGTTCGTTTCACGTGACGAGGCGCGCACGTTTGCGCGTATCGAAGGAGCGATCGGCGCGCCTTTAAAGCGCAGCGAGCACGGCTTCATGGAACCGGCATCCGCTCGAGCGTCAGCGGTGGCGCCGCAAGTGCACCGCCGTTCGTTTACGGCGCGTAGCCCGCATCGCAAGGTTAGCCGGCGCGTATCCAAAGCCGCGGCAAGGTAG
- a CDS encoding GNAT family N-acetyltransferase, with the protein MRIELRAATEEDRAFVEELYFSTQRWIIEKLFGWRGDAVEKAKFASFYDQRNTQIILDEDRAMGWWTVVRDDDFVELGQICLTPEHQRRGIGTLLISQLIEEAKEQRKTASVSTAKINPALSLYKRLGFVPVSETDFKIYLERR; encoded by the coding sequence ATGCGCATTGAGCTTCGTGCTGCCACGGAAGAAGATCGAGCCTTCGTCGAGGAATTGTATTTCAGTACGCAGCGCTGGATTATCGAAAAGTTGTTCGGCTGGCGAGGCGACGCCGTGGAGAAGGCCAAGTTCGCCTCATTTTACGACCAGCGGAACACACAAATTATTCTTGATGAAGATCGAGCTATGGGCTGGTGGACAGTGGTTCGCGATGATGATTTTGTAGAGCTAGGGCAGATTTGTCTAACACCGGAACATCAACGGCGCGGGATCGGAACGCTTCTGATAAGCCAGCTGATCGAGGAGGCGAAAGAGCAGCGGAAAACCGCTTCGGTGAGCACCGCTAAAATAAATCCAGCGCTTTCTCTTTATAAGCGATTGGGCTTCGTCCCGGTTAGCGAAACGGATTTCAAAATCTACCTCGAACGTCGCTAA
- a CDS encoding alpha/beta hydrolase, with the protein MRYLTALLAFVLLAASAPSANLSGTWQGTMTVPGIGKLPRVMRITKTAGVYDVKIYSATESEVPIATRDVKVSGSTITMTFAMNSDPWLDYHRTFTAALSSDGKLLRGTWGVPGVINLPMVYHRTPPVTLHMLQPKRDLYIEVADGVKDEVLDWGGTGRPMVLLAGQGVTARGWRAIIPDLVPKYHVYSITRRGYGNSSKPPATAENYSAERLGKDVLAILDALHVRKPIIVAHSLGGEELSYIGTYAPQKASALIYLDAAYSEAYNGGVPTPAPPTPAPGLPTEQPIDTTIDNNPGNFTAPIELPILAIFANPHNDKPGPGQSAELIAAVNDFTTKQIEAFRKGQPNAKVVVIPNANHFVYMSNKAEVLRDIDSFVETLPK; encoded by the coding sequence ATGCGTTACCTTACCGCGCTACTCGCTTTCGTTCTTCTTGCGGCGTCTGCGCCATCGGCCAATCTCAGCGGCACGTGGCAAGGGACGATGACCGTCCCCGGCATCGGAAAGCTTCCTCGGGTGATGCGTATCACCAAGACCGCAGGCGTGTACGACGTCAAGATTTACAGCGCCACGGAGAGCGAAGTACCGATCGCGACGCGCGACGTCAAGGTAAGCGGGTCGACGATCACCATGACGTTCGCCATGAATAGCGACCCGTGGCTTGACTACCACCGCACCTTCACGGCGGCGCTATCCAGCGACGGCAAATTGCTCCGTGGCACGTGGGGAGTACCCGGTGTGATCAACCTGCCGATGGTATACCATCGAACGCCGCCCGTAACGTTGCACATGTTGCAACCGAAGCGCGACCTCTACATTGAGGTCGCGGACGGCGTCAAAGACGAGGTCCTCGACTGGGGCGGCACGGGCCGGCCCATGGTACTATTGGCCGGTCAAGGAGTTACGGCCCGCGGTTGGCGGGCGATTATCCCCGACCTCGTTCCGAAATATCATGTGTATTCGATCACGCGTCGCGGTTATGGCAATTCGAGTAAACCGCCGGCAACTGCCGAAAATTACAGCGCCGAACGGCTCGGAAAAGACGTTCTCGCCATCCTCGACGCGTTACACGTTAGGAAACCGATCATCGTCGCTCATTCGCTCGGCGGCGAAGAGCTCAGTTACATCGGAACGTACGCTCCGCAGAAAGCATCGGCGCTGATCTATCTCGATGCGGCGTATTCCGAGGCATATAATGGGGGCGTTCCCACACCGGCGCCGCCCACTCCGGCACCCGGTCTGCCGACGGAGCAGCCGATCGATACGACGATCGATAACAACCCCGGAAATTTCACGGCGCCGATCGAACTGCCGATCCTTGCGATTTTTGCCAATCCGCATAACGATAAGCCCGGCCCCGGACAGTCAGCGGAGTTGATAGCGGCGGTGAATGACTTTACGACAAAGCAGATCGAGGCGTTCAGAAAAGGTCAGCCTAACGCGAAAGTCGTCGTCATACCCAACGCTAACCACTTCGTGTACATGTCGAATAAAGCGGAAGTGCTTCGCGACATCGATAGCTTCGTCGAGACGCTGCCAAAGTAG